A stretch of Crossiella cryophila DNA encodes these proteins:
- the dctA gene encoding C4-dicarboxylate transporter DctA: MLATTAAGGRTRKPIYRHLYFWVLVSIAAGILVGILFPVQAAGLKWLADLFINLVKMVIAPTIFCTIVVGIAGLGNLAKAGGLALRTIMYFIVMTLIALVIGMIVVNILQPGVGLDMQPSAADLKAGADAQKKAAGTEGFTGFILHLVPESFVGAFTSGQLIQVLVLAVLVAVAIGMMGERGAKALQALDTVAKIMFGVIKIVMYAAPVGAFGGMAYTIGTNGAKVLTSLAFLMIAFYLTCVLFIILVLGGVAKLAGFNIFKFIRFIKDELLIVLGTSSSEAVLPRMLVKLEAAGAQKSVVGLTIPTGYSFNLDGTCIYLTMGALFIAQATGAHLPLWTQIGLLLFMLLSSKGAAGVTGAGLVTLAASLVAFQNVIPEASIGIALIAGIDRFMSEARALTNLIGNGVGTLVVARWQNALDREQLDRVLRDPSLVDMDELMKAENGAAEDKKEKAGSSS, from the coding sequence ATGTTGGCAACGACCGCTGCTGGGGGGCGAACGCGGAAGCCGATCTACCGGCACCTCTACTTCTGGGTGCTGGTCTCGATCGCGGCGGGGATCCTGGTCGGGATCCTCTTCCCCGTGCAGGCAGCCGGGCTGAAGTGGCTCGCGGACCTGTTCATCAATCTGGTGAAGATGGTCATCGCGCCCACGATCTTCTGCACGATCGTCGTCGGCATCGCGGGGCTGGGCAACCTCGCCAAGGCCGGCGGCCTGGCACTGCGCACCATCATGTACTTCATCGTGATGACGCTGATCGCGCTGGTGATCGGCATGATCGTGGTGAACATCCTGCAGCCGGGTGTCGGCCTGGACATGCAGCCCAGCGCCGCCGACCTCAAGGCGGGCGCGGACGCGCAGAAGAAGGCGGCGGGCACGGAGGGTTTCACCGGGTTCATCCTGCACCTGGTCCCGGAGTCCTTCGTCGGCGCTTTCACCAGCGGCCAGCTGATCCAGGTGCTGGTGCTGGCGGTGCTGGTCGCGGTCGCGATCGGCATGATGGGCGAACGCGGCGCCAAGGCCCTGCAGGCGCTGGACACCGTCGCCAAGATCATGTTCGGCGTCATCAAGATCGTCATGTACGCGGCGCCGGTCGGCGCCTTCGGCGGCATGGCCTACACGATCGGCACCAACGGCGCCAAGGTGCTGACCTCGCTGGCGTTCCTCATGATCGCCTTCTACCTGACCTGCGTGCTGTTCATCATCCTGGTGCTCGGCGGCGTGGCGAAGCTGGCCGGGTTCAACATCTTCAAGTTCATCCGCTTCATCAAGGACGAGCTGCTGATCGTGCTGGGCACCTCCTCCAGTGAGGCGGTGCTGCCGCGGATGCTGGTCAAGCTGGAGGCCGCGGGCGCGCAGAAGTCGGTGGTCGGCCTGACCATCCCGACCGGCTACTCGTTCAACCTGGACGGCACCTGCATCTATCTGACCATGGGCGCCCTGTTCATCGCCCAGGCCACCGGCGCGCACCTGCCGCTGTGGACCCAGATCGGCCTGCTGCTGTTCATGCTGCTCTCCAGCAAGGGCGCGGCAGGCGTCACCGGAGCCGGCCTGGTCACCCTGGCCGCCTCCCTGGTCGCCTTCCAGAACGTCATCCCCGAGGCCAGCATCGGCATCGCCCTGATCGCAGGCATCGACCGCTTCATGTCCGAAGCGAGAGCCCTCACCAACCTGATCGGCAACGGCGTGGGCACCCTGGTGGTCGCCAGGTGGCAGAACGCGCTGGACCGCGAACAACTGGACCGGGTGCTCCGCGACCCGTCCCTGGTGGACATGGACGAGCTGATGAAGGCCGAGAACGGCGCGGCCGAGGACAAGAAGGAGAAGGCGGGGAGTTCTTCCTAG
- a CDS encoding TAXI family TRAP transporter solute-binding subunit, which produces MPHPALTRRALLLGGAGALVTATVGSCTPSTLPDLPELILATGPPGAVYREIGGALADELQKYLQRTAVRTRPSGASVENLTLLSSNQAQLGFVSLDAMLARQTSPVLGVSAVGRLYDSFLHLVVLNNSKVRTAKDLPGRRVAIGAAGSGTEYTVEKLRRIAGLNFNEVRLTQAEAAKQLEEGAIDAFFTLTGIPTPAISEMIRRQVAIRLVPLAEQAEVLASGDSSAYVPATIPKTTYGTYVQPARTVSVPNLLVAREDLPAEVVKIVANTVFSQADSIAINHPEARRINRSTGIATGPVPLHPGAAAWFREYKRLV; this is translated from the coding sequence ATGCCGCATCCAGCGCTGACCCGCCGCGCGCTGTTGCTGGGCGGAGCCGGCGCGCTGGTGACCGCCACCGTGGGCAGTTGCACGCCCAGCACCCTGCCCGATCTGCCCGAGTTGATCCTGGCCACCGGGCCGCCCGGCGCGGTCTACCGGGAGATCGGCGGCGCGCTGGCCGACGAGCTGCAGAAGTACCTCCAGCGCACCGCGGTGCGCACCAGGCCCAGCGGCGCGTCGGTGGAGAACCTGACGCTGCTCAGCAGCAACCAGGCCCAGCTCGGGTTCGTCTCACTGGATGCCATGCTGGCCCGCCAGACCAGCCCGGTGCTCGGCGTGAGCGCGGTCGGGCGGCTCTACGACAGCTTCCTGCACCTGGTGGTGCTCAACAACTCCAAGGTGCGCACCGCCAAGGACCTGCCGGGGCGGCGGGTGGCGATCGGCGCGGCGGGCTCGGGCACCGAGTACACGGTGGAGAAGTTGCGCCGGATCGCCGGGCTGAACTTCAACGAGGTGCGGCTGACCCAGGCCGAGGCGGCCAAACAGCTGGAGGAGGGCGCGATCGACGCCTTCTTCACCCTCACCGGCATCCCGACCCCGGCGATCAGCGAGATGATCCGGCGGCAGGTGGCGATCCGGCTGGTGCCGCTTGCCGAACAGGCGGAGGTGCTGGCCAGTGGCGACTCCTCGGCCTACGTGCCCGCGACCATCCCGAAGACCACCTACGGCACCTACGTCCAGCCCGCGCGCACGGTCTCGGTGCCCAACCTGCTGGTGGCCAGGGAGGACCTGCCGGCCGAGGTGGTGAAGATCGTGGCCAACACGGTGTTCTCGCAGGCCGACTCGATCGCGATCAACCACCCGGAGGCGCGGCGGATCAACCGCAGCACCGGGATCGCCACCGGGCCGGTGCCGCTGCACCCGGGCGCGGCGGCCTGGTTCCGGGAGTACAAGCGGCTGGTCTGA